From one Ooceraea biroi isolate clonal line C1 chromosome 7, Obir_v5.4, whole genome shotgun sequence genomic stretch:
- the LOC105279745 gene encoding choline O-acetyltransferase, with protein MYLSCPLALPINSNPGLAAKPKRFANQQEAAVFLARFLTELLNYQELLDRHGLEVERMKSKDGKTMQSLCMAQHYQMFRIYRRPGVNSDEQIILDRASSGDHIIVAHHNQFYNVPVRASDRGRITENELTQQLLRIMETKADPRTPPVGILTTAKRPAWAKAREELVKSERNRHNLELLERCLCVICIDDDVLPTTFNNPIRKEDRWIGDRDYANVLHHALHGGGSRHLGANRWFDKTVHAILGKDGMWGLSYEHSAGEAPAIFTAFEEITEKVDSMSPPDENLVPSHLPAPEKLEWSLTEQSLNDIREAMTNFDALVEDLDLCILSFEDYSKDFIKTCRVSPDAYIQLALQLTYFRLHGKLVATYESAGIRRFAMGRVDCIRAASPEALAWAKAMCQGDPQGQMSQSSNAAVDGSPKRCHEKFRSAWSYCPFATNASSYNKAERIKELFDLAVQRQTKEMNDNIYGLGIDNHLMGLRYAAKEAGEQIPEIFTDEAYAIVNHFALSTSQVTTKNDVIAGYGPVVPDGYGCAYNVRKNGFVFSVSAFHSDGRTSAIQFAQTLEQSLRDMAAMLKNSKK; from the exons ATGTACCTATCCTGTCCGCTTGCTCTGCCGATCAACAGCAATCCCGGACTGGCGGCGAAACCGAAGAGATTTGCGAACCAGCAGGAGGCGGCGGTGTTCCTCGCGCGATTCCTCACCGAGCTCCTTAATTATCAGGAACTACTGGACAG ACATGGATTGGAAGTCGAGCGTATGAAATCCAAGGATGGCAAAACCATGCAGTCGCTTTGTATGGCGCAACATTATCAAATGTTCCGGATTTACCGACGACCCGGGGTGAACAGCGACGAGCAGATCATCCTGGATAGAGCGTCCTCCGGTGATCACATCATCGTTGCCCACCACAACCAG TTTTACAACGTGCCAGTGAGAGCGTCGGACCGAGGCCGAATCACGGAAAACGAATTGACCCAGCAATTGTTGAGGATCATGGAGACAAAGGCCGATCCTAGAACTCCTCCGGTTGGAATTCTCACGACGGCGAAGCGACCAGCCTGGGCGAAGGCGCGGGAGGAGCTGGTAAAAA GTGAGCGCAACCGACACAATCTGGAGCTGCTGGAGCGTTGCCTCTGCGTTATCtgcatcgacgacgacgtgctGCCGACCACGTTCAACAATCCCATCCGGAAGGAGGATCGATGGATCGGCGATCGGGATTACGCGAACGTGCTGCATCACGCTCTTCACGGCGGTGGGTCTCGACACTTGGGCGCGAATCGCTGGTTCGACAAAACTGTCCATGCCATTTTGGGCAAG GACGGAATGTGGGGATTGTCTTACGAGCATTCCGCCGGCGAGGCACCGGCTATCTTCACAGCTTTCGAGGAGATCACGGAGAAGGTGGACTCCATGTCACCACCCGACGAGAATCTGGTGCCCTCGCATCTACCAGCCCCCGAAAAGCTGGAGTGGAGTCTCACTGAGCAGAGTCTGAACGACATTAGAGAAGCAATGACGAACTTCGACGC GCTCGTAGAAGACTTGGACCTCTGTATTCTATCGTTCGAGGATTATTCGAAGGACTTCATAAAGACCTGCAGAGTCAGCCCGGACGCGTACATCCAACTGGCACTTCAACTTACGTACTTCAG GCTCCATGGGAAACTCGTGGCCACCTACGAGAGCGCCGGCATCCGGAGGTTTGCGATGGGCCGCGTCGACTGCATCCGAGCCGCCAGTCCGGAAGCGTTGGCGTGGGCGAAGGCGATGTGCCAAGGCGACCCTCAGGGTCAGATGAGCCAGTCGAGCAACGCCGCCGTAGACGGAAGCCCGAAAAGA TGCCACGAAAAGTTTCGGAGTGCTTGGTCGTATTGCCCGTTTGCAACAAATGCATCCTCCTATAACAAG GCGGAAAGGATCAAGGAGCTGTTCGACCTAGCGGTGCAGAGGCAGACCAAGGAGATGAACGATAACATATACGGCCTGGGTATCGATAACCACCTGATGGGGCTGCGCTACGCGGCGAAGGAGGCCGGCGAGCAGATCCCGGAAATCTTCACGGACGAAGCTTACGCGATCGTTAATCACTTCGCCCTCTCGACGTCACAG GTGACCACGAAGAACGACGTGATCGCCGGATACGGGCCGGTAGTGCCGGACGGTTACGGATGTGCGTATAACGTGAGGAAGAACGGTTTCGTCTTTTCAGTCTCAGCATTTCACAGCGACGGCCGGACCAGCGCGATACAGTTCGCGCAAACGCTGGAGCAGAGCCTGCGGGACATGGCAGCTATGCTGAAGAACTCAAAGAAGTGA